From a region of the Gossypium raimondii isolate GPD5lz chromosome 10, ASM2569854v1, whole genome shotgun sequence genome:
- the LOC128034001 gene encoding secreted RxLR effector protein 161-like translates to MTGAAPTPTPMVSNPKLVASDGHSLFADGQLYRSTAGMLQYLCVTCLDLAFCVNKLSQYMNSPSNDHWKAVKRVLRYLIGTMDHGLFFSRGQCKLVGYSDADWAASVEDRRSTKGYVIYLGSNPVAWCSKKQSVVSRSSSKAEYCSLANYVAELLWIKQLLDEVAVSLCQTLVIWCDNTSTVSMDANPTHHARMKHVEIDHHFIREKVTAGALQVNFAPSARHIADVLIKPIPPKQFAGF, encoded by the coding sequence ATGACTGGAGCTGCACCCACTCCAACGCCTATGGTGAGTAACCCAAAACTTGTTGCATCTGATGGTCATTCATTGTTTGCTGATGGTCAGCTATATCGAAGTACAGCTGGCATGCTTCAATACCTCTGTGTAACATGTCTTGACTTGGCTTTTTGCGTTAACAAACTAAGTCAATATATGAATTCTCCTAGTAATGATCATTGGAAAGCAGTAAAACGTGTTCTGAGGTACCTTATCGGGACTATGGATCatggtttatttttttcaagagGACAGTGTAAGTTGGTGGGTTACTCGGATGCTGATTGGGCTGCCTCAGTTGAAGATAGGCGGTCTACCAAGGGGTATGTGATTTATCTTGGCTCCAATCCAGTTGCATGGTGTTCCAAGAAGCAATCAGTTGTATCCAGGTCGTCTTCTAAGGCTGAGTATTGTAGTTTAGCTAATTATGTTGCTGAATTATTATGGATTAAGCAGTTGCTAGATGAAGTCGCGGTATCTCTATGTCAAACACTAGTTATCTGGTGTGACAACACTTCTACTGTGTCTATGGACGCCAATCCAACACATCATGCTCGCATGAAGCACGTTGAGATTGACCATCATTTCATACGAGAAAAAGTAACTGCAGGTGCTCTACAGGTGAATTTTGCTCCCTCTGCAAGACATATAGCTGATGTTCTCATAAAACCCATACCTCCAAAACAGTTTGCTGGTTTTTGA